The Leptospira saintgironsiae genome contains the following window.
TTCAGGACCGACCCAAAACATAATCCATTCTGAAACCCAAGGTCCGGATATAGATAAGAAACTTCCTAAGAGTAAAGAAAGATAAAGTGTAGAAACTCCTACTTTTCCTATTTCGGATCTTTTACCTTCTCCAAACCTTCTCGCGACTATAATCTGAACTCCCATTGAAAATCCGATTAGGAATGCAACGAGAGTGTAATAAGAAGTTCCACCAATACCTATCGCTGCGATTGCATTTTGGCCAAGATATCCGACCATCACAGTATCCGTAATCCAAACCAAAGATTGGCTAAGCATTCCGAAAACAACAGGCAATGCTAAGGAAAGGATTTTAACGTTCAATCGACTAGGGCGATATAGTTTGAGTATTTTTTTATATAAAGGAACCAAGTAGTTTCCAGCTTTGAGAGGAGGGTTGTGCAAACAACATTTTTTCCATGAAAAACGGTTTATCCCCGTAACGATAGAGTTAGGATGACTTAAAAGCGTAGAAGATACATGGATTCGAATCTAGGATTTGCAGACCTTCATAATCATCTATACGGTAGTCTGAAACCTGAACTTCTTAGGCAGATGGGATTGAATAATCCATCTCCTCGTTGGGAAATTTTTACAAAACCTTTCCAAGAACTTTACGGAAAGTCCATCAATACTGAAACATTCTTCGAAGATCATAAGTCTTTGGAAGATTTTAAGAAGATCTATTTATTTAATCATCAAGGTCCTTTTCCTGAGTTCCAAGCAAAGTTCAATTTGATCATTGCACTTTCTAAATTCGATCCTCAAGAGATCAAATTTGTATCCAAACATATCACCAAGGATCAATACGAAGAAGGCGTTGTGTTCGGAGAATATCGTATTATGTATTCCCCTCTCGATACGTATGAGGGAATTTATTCAAAAACTTTGGCTGCTTGCGAGGGTTTTGAAGAAGCAGAATCAGAACTTTCCGGAAAGGCAAAATCTCGTTTAGTAGTTTCTTTACATAGAGACGGAGAAGTTTTTAAAGAATACGAAATGTTAAAAGAGATGATGGAAAAAAATTCCCTCATCAAAAAATATCTAGTCGGATTAGATTTTTGTTATATTGAAGAAGGTTTTCCTCCTAAAGATAAAAGGGGATTTCTGAAAGAAGTGCAAAAAGATAATATCGCAGAAACTTCTACAGCTCTTACTGTTCTATATCACGTAGGAGAATCTTTTTTAGATAAAACTCTTCTTTCTGCATCTCGTTGGGTTCTAGAAGCCGCTGAATGGGGAGCACATAGACTTGGACATGCTATCGCAGTTGGTTTAGATCCGAACGCTTATCTTGGAAAAAAAGTTTTAGAACCTGTT
Protein-coding sequences here:
- a CDS encoding adenosine deaminase, whose translation is MDSNLGFADLHNHLYGSLKPELLRQMGLNNPSPRWEIFTKPFQELYGKSINTETFFEDHKSLEDFKKIYLFNHQGPFPEFQAKFNLIIALSKFDPQEIKFVSKHITKDQYEEGVVFGEYRIMYSPLDTYEGIYSKTLAACEGFEEAESELSGKAKSRLVVSLHRDGEVFKEYEMLKEMMEKNSLIKKYLVGLDFCYIEEGFPPKDKRGFLKEVQKDNIAETSTALTVLYHVGESFLDKTLLSASRWVLEAAEWGAHRLGHAIAVGLDPNAYLGKKVLEPVSEREDTLKFQLDHWEEISKYGELPPKKRLESELDSIRHKEKVEISVTENLVSETKAFQEYCMDRIKNTNAVIESCPSSNEYIGMVRDKAHHPLIRFASNDLKFTISTDDPGIFGTNIKEEYDKAESLGLDTEYLEKIRKNSFQYTSEILSGRIEFRQGAIL